One segment of Fusarium oxysporum f. sp. lycopersici 4287 chromosome 7, whole genome shotgun sequence DNA contains the following:
- a CDS encoding NADH dehydrogenase (ubiquinone) Fe-S protein 4 (At least one base has a quality score < 10): MAALRSQSAARMLRSAAAPRVALSAAPRRFQSNVTQASGTITGPVTSEPDYNIEADKATSTYTPVPRSVQNGSEEILPAAVISGAPMELQARTVRIYQEAKPATQSGDWRGRRWRMDWDILPKGHRWENPLIGWQSSGDFMQGTHINFSSKEDAIHFAEKQGYEYFVQEPNSRKFAPKAYANNFLYSARKLKHIRTK; the protein is encoded by the exons ATGGCCGCCCTCCGATCTCAGAGTGCGGCTCGTATGCTGCGAAGCGCTGCTGCGCCCAGAGTCGCCCTCTCCGCCGCACCCCGACGATTCCAGAGCAACGTCACTCAGGCCAGCGGCACCATCACTGGCCCTGTTACCAGCGAGCCCGACTACAATATCGAGGCTGACAAGGCTACCTC CACCTACACACCTGTCCCTCGATCCGTCCAGAATGGCAGCGAAGAGATCCTTCCCGCTGCTGTGATCTCAGGCGCTCCCATGGAGCTCCAGGCCCGAACGGTTCG CATCTACCAGGAAGCTAAGCCTGCGACTCAGTCCGGCGACTGGCGCGGTCGACGCTGGCGAATGGATTGGGATATTCTTCCCAAGGGACATCGATGGGAGAACCCTTTGATCGGTTGGCAATCTTCGGGTGATTTTATGCAAGGCACCCACATCAACTTCTCGAGCAAGGAGGATGCTATTCACTTTGCTGAGAAGCAGGGTTACGAGTACTTTGTTCAGGAGCCCAACTCTCGCAAGTTTGCACCTAAGGCTTATGCCAACAACTTCCTGTACTCTGCCAGGAAGCTTAAGCACAT
- a CDS encoding F-type H+-transporting ATPase subunit F (At least one base has a quality score < 10), translating into MSFVTRRALSTLIPPKVASPKAIGAAPDAIRMQRVVSFYEKLPRGAAPEVKAKGLLGRYQAKHFGKNPTGKPIIHLIVFLVSIGYVQNYYFHLRHHKNNAH; encoded by the exons ATGAGCTTCGTCACCCGCCGAGCGCTCTCGACGCTCATCCCCCCCAAG GTCGCTTCTCCTAAG GCCATTGGCGCTGCTCCTGATGCTATCCGCATGCAGCGTGTCGTCAGCTTCTACGAGAAGCTCCCCCGAGGTGCCGCCCCCGAGGTCAAGGCTAAGGGTCTCCTCGGCCGATACCAGGCCAAGCACTTCGGCAAGAACCCCACTGGCAAGC CTATCATTCACCTGATTGTCTTCCTTGTCAGCATCGGTTACGTCCAGAACTACTACTTCCACCTTC GCCACCACAAGAACAACGCTCACTAA